The following DNA comes from Papaver somniferum cultivar HN1 chromosome 4, ASM357369v1, whole genome shotgun sequence.
ccaagccaagccaagccaagtcGCGCCCAGGTCGCGCCAAGTCAAGTTGCGTCCAAGCTTTTCGCCAAAGCCGAATCGCGCCCAAGTCATTCCAAGCCGCACGATGCACGCGACTCTCATTCCAAGCCGactaatgccagcagctctgttTCAAGCCACGTAATGCCGACGGCTCCCTTTCACGCCAAGCCTATCCTAACGGCTCCCTTCTAAACTGATGCCAACAGTCTGCGTCTCAACAAGCAACCATCGCTACCACCCCGCGGCCTAGCCAGCAACACAGAATTTACGCGAAGCCACTAATGCAAAAGTTATGGATTctctttacctcccgaaaaaggttagtcggatatGCCTAACCATATTTTCATAACTTGCCATTTCGATCTTTccttcgtctgtcaccatctcatgcttacctcacaataaggcccctgttccgagctaagcagggacttaatgttgatggtggtttttagcttagggttaaaatcgtaaaaccttgcattagatgtgacgtcactctgcaaggaaatggtgctgcgagtactaacctctccaccggcacatgtattgaacaactcaatATACTTTTAAATTCTGGCGCCTCTCCAATACTAGACtcgctgagtactttcctgtgctatgttcctcagcagaacccttaaatcggtatggcatgacgaatttatgttcattcgcagcagagtagcatgaaacctccaagtaccaaagttaaggccactgCAAGAaaggctcagacagaaagcatactgcattcTGTAGAAAAGGATTTTTTGTGGCAAACATACAAAAATCCAGCTAATCATTGTGATAACTCctaaagaactcataaacccaccTAACtcgcaaattagggttttgcgcctcgcgccgtatactagaccccgttggtcgaagcCGTGCTTAGccaagctaggcaaccaaattCGCCACAACGCTCTAAAAGTGCGGTCGCGCCCTAGCATGCCGGCCCTCTATCCATTGACCAATtaggtcgcttcaaatccgccaccgcgcattggaagtgtagccacgcccctAGTGTGATGCTCCcacttcccgtcgaccaatcaggttgctccaaaccttccACGGCCACAAAATAGGTCGTTATACcatactagcttcccaaaaacgtgCTAGCTTCCCAAAGCATGCTAGTTTCCCATAAACGTGCTAGCTTCCCAAAGCTtgccagcttcccaaaaacgtgTTAGCTTCCAAACGCGCATGCACGCGCATACTACACGCACTAAATATGGTTTcaacacgccaaaccctaattcaggcaAAGTTGCAACCGAATCCGTCCACGATGCTAATTTTAACTTTGGTCACGCCTcaactggcacgccaccatgccacggctactggcatgccaccatgccacaactattagcacgtcgctatgccacgactactggcacgccaccatgccacaactactagcacgtcaccatgccacagctaccagCACGTTgctatgccacagctgctagcacgtcgctatgccacgattACTGGAACGCCGCCATGCCACACCTGCTAGCACGTctttatgccacggctactggcacgccaccatgccacaactactagcacgtcgttatgccaTGGCTACTGGCACACCGCCATGCCacaactgctagcacgtcgctatgccacggctactggcataccACCATTCCataactactagcacgtcgctatgccacggctactggcataccACCATGCCATAGCTACTAGCacatcgctatgccacggccactggcatgccaccatgccacacataGTAAcctgttacatgttttccacgaaaacactagagacatcaaaacatgtcacaaactgggggatactcatcagggtattggtctggcggtttacagcgtgcggcgtgtaatacgcccgttacaagaaagtgtcataagagtgaggcggttagtaaatacgagaagtaatggtgaaacgcttccttcattatggaaacataaactCCATGCGTTACCCGTTACTGCTTTGTTTCATTACTCAACCATTTCCATTttctacgaggccagggtacgttttattacgacttgtataaataggtttcacctatttccaccaaaaaacaatttttttggttAGGATAAAAATACACATCCAAAAATCACCTAGTAGCTTTCCATTCATCTCGCCatttcaactttcggatacaagtcgcaaaacacccacacttccagaatcaactattatggccTCAAccctttcttcgcttccctccctaagaccaacccttctccttcattttgtgaccgaagcaaacctggaacgaccatttcttgatttaAGCCAGGGTTgtataaattgatctctcgaatcaaaagtactctcgtgcagtacattgttttgggtttagattcgtttctcacccgcactcacacgaaattaccgaaaccagcagaaacggttttcacccacaaacacaagtatttatagactaggaagtttggacaccaaggaatttccaaaagagaaaatattctcaagatattaattaaagcataaattcggtttccataattcctggaaatgctttgtccaaaaataatgatcaaaatctctcagaaaatctctaattagtaaatgcacaatactaattcttattttcctaaaaatgaaattaataaacttaattaaaagattcttaacttatttatgtttctatCCTGAGATTctattcccttagctattaaggaataactttgtacaattaaataataaacattcttAACACGTGttaaaagtatgtcgacatacttaCTTTGTAAgtactctttcatacttacaaccttgaaaccggttTTCCACACTTCAaagcaagtttagaattggtttatctgactttaaagaactacgtgattgatcaaataacattcaatcacaaaacatgggtgtaacggttctaccaaaacaagtttcggttctaccttccacgTGAGTACTGTGCTtagtcatactagctttccaaaattcggttgactaggtactaggatcgattccccacatatatatggtatctaatttatatgtgttgcacatgtccataggatcggttcctctttcttctataaacctgttgcacctcatacaaggatcgattcccctttgtgatgtactgcacctcttactaggatcggttgccttttacccatatttggtcagacataaaatcacaaactcgatcataccatctcaggtgattacttaagatcggtttcactaataaaagtcataccaatacataagtcaggcctttgtgaatagttttaccaagaacacaaacaagtcataaacggttatactaatcacacatattagttattcacaagatatgcaatgaataacaataccaataacacctggtgatttccttttcgatccacaaaccaagttcatgaatttacttccttagaacacaagtaaaacattgttccctaggatgaaatcctcacctcatacccatacataatcacaatagcattcaaatgattatggagatgtcatatctacaaagtttaatagttaagcaataaacctcgtattgtattctttaatactatgtctatctagagttcaaacatgcttcgcagttttgttttcaatatgcacgacttgaaagatacgttagggaatgaaacagttcaagtcaaatatcactaacctcaagtggaaggatgatgtttttgttgtagctccttgcttcttcacatcttcaagtcttcgcaatacttttaatgtctcatatcctaatactttcaagctaacctatacgaagttgactttagtacataatcaagcgactcttaacatgagttttgattcactaaaattttacaaccaaacttgacataccaaatatcactaacaatctccccctttgtcaattttagtgataaaactcttacatcatatggataaacaaattacaagaattcattacacatacgcttgattcccgaattcaacaacacagtaatctgcatacattcaatcctcaaaaatgtcgttgttgacattataataacaaagctaatactccccctaaggaagataggtagattttcaatccgcatgtctttgttataccacttatTATGatatattactcccccttagtctatgatttcactctttcgtttagataaacgtttaagcaccaatgttcttttccttagtgataccaatcaaaatcaatgccagtatcacttgtttaatccatatatttctccccctttttgtcacaaaatgacaaagaaacgaaaaaataaaggacaaaccaaaaAGAATCTGTAGAGTTAGgaatgagggttccacacaccatgttctgataaccaatatcaaaaccgaaactacaagtagttttattttggtatattaccaaggaaacaattgtccgaaacaattttcccactttactttagcaaaccaaaatcaactaagcaccttagttcctttgctaaactgattgtacaaaaacaatcgcttattcgataagaccaaaataaagataactctatttttctcatcgggttttaattatccataaacttagaactttcaattttaaaaaagacaagtactaggttagttaactagcatttcttgttaaggcattcaattagacttgaataactgaaacctcacttcgataagtctaactaagattagaattaacttagtttctcttattgtAAGGACCTGCCTTACAAATTAGCACAAAAACTACTCttgatctctaaggatagagatagaTTGGGGAGAACagaaattctagagagagatAATTTTGATTTACTAATTTACATAATGAAGCAATTACAGAAGATTGGAGCTTATAAGGGAAAAACAGTCTCAAGTACCGGCACATGTCGCTCACACGCCTACTGTTACTAGGTTTACTAAATAACATCCGATCTGCCCTTAAAAAGTGGGACAACCCATAGCTGGGGCATGACAAATCTCACTCCTTCAAAATATCTTTGTCCTCAAGGATATGAAAAAAGCTTGATAAATGAAGAGGGCAGCTGTCACAGACTTGGAGTTTCATCTCGAATACTGTAAGAAATGTTAACTTCACAAGCTTCAACACTCGGAACCATGAAAAGCTGAAACCATTCATCTGAACTGTAAGCGTCAGTCTTAGTTGTAGTTCCCTTTCTAAAATAGTTGATGCTCCACCTTAAAAAATGATCAATGCACTTAAGAAATCTGAGCTTATTTTCCCTAAGAAAACAGACTCAGTAGCTTCGTAATTCTTGGCATCACCGGTATGGACAGATATCATTATacgtttcaatttcaattaacatCCACAGAGTTATATTAATGATACCAACTCTCACCTTTTTCTGATATGTGAGATCCTCTCTCCATAAGTTCGAAGACAACCCGATGTATTTCAATCTCAAGGAGACCACCAAGATCAACTCAATTTGGGTGCAAATCACAACAGGCATGAACTCAGATATACGATTGCAACAACAATTGTTATGCTGGACATAATATAAGGATTGCAGACAAGTCATGGTCAAATTCAGAGGTAGAAATTGAGGTTTAGTCCCAAAGATTGTGGGCTTTGGACGCTTTAGTCCATCCATCTGAAGCTCATTACAATCTGGTCCAAAAAAGCCCCGCATggtacagtttagtccaaacaTGGACGAGTTTTTCCAAATTCACGAACAAGTCCCGGTTTTGAGAGTTTTCCATATACCATAATTACCCTTGAACGATTCCTGATATATAAAGCGTGATTTTGAAATCGAAATTTTTGGATCTGAAACTTGAATTCAAAACAGGATGCAGGTGAGAGATTAGTTTTGGGAGgcgatttaacagtttcagaGAGTATTTGatcgtttcttcatcatatttcaaCTCAGGTTACATTCGAAAGTGTTTTAGAGTCGAAAATTCTTAATCTCAGATTTGAATTCACGATAGATTGAGAGATAGATCGTTCCAGGTTTGAATTCGGAGGTGATTTAGCAGATTCTTAGAGGTTAGATTGGATTTGATTGTTAATGGAGTAGAATTCAATCTCaggttagttttattttggttGTATTTCATCTGTTACATCTAATTTTCAggttttgtttctgatttttagtttatgagttgatgatatcaatTCGTATGATCTTGAgttaatattttgttatatactaGCTTTTGAttctcttgatgatgatgatttactgtTAATACTAGATCAATTCGATTTTTGTTTACTGTTGTTTGATgatgtttttttagttttatgatgaaTTGTATGAAATCGAACTGATACTAGATCCTAAGCTTCTGATTTATTCAATTATATGTCCCAGTAAGATTCTGGAGCTTAATTGATGGAGTATTTTATCTAGGTTTATTGTTACTTGATGTTTTTGGCTTCGATTAAATGCGTACTTTCCTGTACACCGTTTACTTTTAGGTTATATGAAATTGTTGTTTGAAGCTTAAGATGTTTATTATCCTTTCATTTGTAATATGTAGGGGTATCAAACAGGTCTGAGAAGTTTATTAATGTTGTTTTGAAACATGGTGAGCATTCTGCTGTTTTTCGTGTTAATACTAAAACAACCGTAGAAGAATTGAAGCATTTTGCATGCAAGCACTGGAGGTCTTTGTCTTCTGGGGGTATATGTTTCAGCTATATGGATAATGCTCAAGTAGTTTTTATGCAAGGTGATATACAACTGCAAAGCTTAATTGGTTTCAtgattcttattgataatgaagatgtCTATTTGAATGTGGATATGATTCGGAATCATACTTCTCGTTCTAAGTATGGTTGTAGCAGTAGTTCTGGTTATAAGTCTGGTTGTAGCAGTAGTTCTGGTTCTTGTTCTAAGTCTGCTTGTGTAACTGAAAGTCCTAAGATGGTAAGGGTGATAGATCATGATGCACACAAGGGGAAGCTTCTTATTATTGATGAATGGGTTTATGTATTTGACAAGATTGGTAGAGAATTTATGGGTGGTGTTAAAGCTGTTAGGATTGCTCTCGATAAGTACAAGATGGCTATTGGTCACAAGATTGTTATTCTTAAAAATGACACGACTCGTTTTACTGCAAAATGCGAAGAAGACGGTtgtggttggaggattcactttgggTATGTGAATGGTGATACTTTTCGGTTCGTGCTGAAAGATTGTAATGCTCACAGGTTAGTGGTTTTCATACTAGTCTACATTACTTATCTTTAGGATTTTTGTGTGTATGTCCATAGTGGTGGACATAGTTGTGCACCTTATATatgtagatttgtttttaggtataCATTGTTGTGCACAGTACTTGTTGTACTCTAAAATTACATATTCTTGCTTGGTTTTTGTATGTATATCCATAGTGTTTGTTTTGAGATCTTattaggtgtacattgtggttcacattacttattccagtttttttatttttcttttttgtagttgtggtgttggtttgaggttgaagagtcctgcggtgacaaccaagttagtcAAGCATTTGATCGCTGAAAATATACAGGGTGATCCTAGATTAAAACCCAGGCAGATCATGTCACtttttaagaaaacttatgggtccaatattaagtatcaccatgcccgtaGAGGGAAAGAAGTTGTATTTGAAGAACAATATGGCGATGACGAGAAGTCTTATAGCGATTTAACTTGGTATGtcaaagaaattgaagaaactaatccCGATAGCTATGTGAAGTTTGAAGTTGAGGATGGAACCAATAGATTTCAGAGGATATTCATTTGTTTCGGTGCTTGCAAGCATAGTTATAGGTATCTCTggcccatgatttacttggacgctactttccttactggtagataCAGGGGTACTTTGATGGTTGCGACATGTATCAATGGAAACAATGTTTTTTACCCATTTGTTTTTGCTATTGTTTCTACTGAAAACAAAgataattggttttggtttctggagAATCTTCAACAAGTTGTCGATGGTCGTCagattgttttccttagtgatcgtGGAGAAGGACTTTTGCAGggcattccaaaatattttccgaattcaCATCACAGTTATTGCTTTTACCACATCAAATGAAATCTCCCCGCTGGATCAGGTGATGCGAATTTGAAGCCCgttattgatttgttttacaaagctgCCTACTCTTACACACCAGCGAACTTTGAAGAAGCTTTGTGGGGCATGCATGCAATTGGATGTGGACATGTTGCTAACTATATCAGGACTATTCCAAAGGAGAAATGGGAAAATGCATTTTTCCCTGTATGCAGATATGGTGCTCACTCTTCAACTCTTGACGCGTCCTTCAACAACTGGGTTCTTCCTTTCAAAAAATTTCCTGCTTTTGCTCTTCTCGATGCGATACggtgagttttatgtttagtgttttATTCATGTAAGTCTGTCTACATTGTTGCATACATGGATTTGCTTGATCTGTAGatacttgtacacatgttttatctgtGATTTTGTAActatgtgtacattgttgtacacttGGATTTCCTTAATGTGTACATTGTTTTACACATGTTTTATCTGTATTCCTTCTGGATcatgtttttgattttatgttttgtgtttttattatgttagtttgaaggttatggAGAAGATGTCTGAGAGAAGGATAAAAGGTCTAGAAAATTTCAACACTAGGCTCACTCCTGAATATGAGGCTTTACTAAAAGAAAACATCGacattggtcgtacttggactGTTGTTCAGTCCATGGAAAGATTGTATGAAGTCAGGTCTCCCCGGACTCATGTTGTAGATCTATTGCAGAAAACTTGTACATGTCACAGGTGGCGAGTTAATGGTTTTCATTGTGCACATGCTTGTGCTGCCATTCAAGCTACGAGAGAAGACATCTattcatttgttgagccatacttcACCACCGAATGGTACAACAGGACATACCAGGAGATCATCTTGCCAATCCGCAATTATGACAAGCTGCAGGCTTATGATCCTAGAGATAGGGTTATTGTTCCTATTCCTGTTCCTCCACCCGGTAGACGAAGAACACAACGTATCAAGAATGCTTATGAGAAGCAAAAGAGGCCTATGATGTACAAAAAGTGCTTCACCCTTGGTCACCATAACAGAGCTACCTGCCCCATGATTTGATGCTTTTTTCTATGTTTCATTTGTTCAAAAGATTCTATGTATTTGGTCTTTACCTTTGGTAAtgtcttttcaattttctttggTGTGGATAATTAGTACCAggacatgtgtaccattatgtacacattCCTGTGAACTTCAGTTTTTCTTACCTGTCTTATTACATGTGTACCACTATGTACACCTTGGTGTATAATGGATACTACTAGTCTATTTTGTTTAGTAATATTGTATGTTTTCAGATATGTATAATTAGTAATTACTTTGGCTATgttcaatttttatgttttcagttCTACATGATATAAAAAATTTAGTAATATTTTTATGTCTTCAATCAGGTACCTTTATGTATACCTTCTAAACATTTTCTGTCAGTACATGTGTACCTTTATGAACACCTTCTAAACATTTTCTGCTCTGTCAGTAAATGTGCACAATCAGGTACACCTTAAGATTTCAAAACCTGTAATTTACACTTCAATGGTAGTGATAAGTTATAAACTTGTAACATCAATAACATCAAcattgaaactaataaaaatattaattcaaggtgttgataagtcataaacaaagtgataaaaactgaaatttgaaaagtTGTCTGAAAAGATAGAAAATGTTTAGAAGCAATTCAGAGAGTGATCTTGTATAATGAAGCTTAAAAtaaactcttcttcctcttcaatggttTCATCTCTTTACTCATGCGCCACTCCTTATGATAATCATCAGTTACTATATCCCATACCTTTTCATACGATCCGACTTTTTTCAGCATCTTGGCCACCAATGTTTCTCTCATTCCCTGACAAATGTGTTCGGCCTTCTGCTGATCTCTTTCAatactctttctcttcttcataccTCGTTTCATAAAGTAGCAAGTGTATAAGAGGCAATCTGGATTGATTCCATGAGAAGGACATTGCATGATGTTTATTTCGTGCGGTTCTATAGGTGCATCACCCTTTGACACTCTCTTCTTGTTGAGTTCCAATTGCACCACATTTGCCAATTGTTGTGCATATTCTTTATATTCCTAATTTGAGTGCAACGAGTTGTACCACTTCCACTCTTCAGCTATGAAATCAAACTTCAGAAGCGACCAGTGAAGTCCTACTCTCATTTTTTCTATAAAGTGATTGATGGGGATTAGAAGAACTTCCAGATTGTCAGGCATGTCCCGTATGAAATCAACCACAAGCTTTTGTACAGTGCCCATGATATTGTTCTCCACATAGTACTACAATCAataatttgttggaaaatacaATAAATTAGGTACACCTAAATTAGACAAGAAAACTAAGAAGCATCTACACTACCACATATCAAACATTTTAGGTCGGGAAACAGATGTATGACATAGATGTATCCATGGCGTATgatacaggtgtacaactatgtacacacctaaatAAAATCTAACAATCAAGCATCCATGCAAACACTTAAACAGAGCATGTGTCAATCATATAGCATACTGGTGTACATCTAAGTCCACACCTAAAGAAATCTACAAACACATAGAACATGCCATGTCAATcaggtgtactagtatgtacacatcATTAAAGTATCTATATATgacattttttatttgtttttgagaaacttacacatgcagtAGGACTCATTACTTCACATCTCATGTACTTTTGATCATATGGATGACGGAAGCTATCTCTGACCAGTGCATAGCAACGTCGATGGACATAGAACTGCAGTACCTCTTGGTCCAGATACTTGTTGAACATCAATTCACGAAGTACTTTTCCCACAATCAGAATATCTTCCCTGACAGTTGGATCTTCGATCCTTGTTAGTTCCCAAGCTATAGAGCTGCAGAATcataaaggaaatgttaacatTGTGGTACATAGTGGTACACATAATTTTTTTTCAATAAGATTCAATCATTCGTATAGTGTGAGGTATTGTTTTCTGAACTGACCCCAGGCTTGCATAGTCGAAGAATTTCTGTACCCTTCTTTTGTCCTGTCCTGGTTCCATGGCTTGGTACAGTTCTGATTGACGAATATCTGGCAATCGGCGATAAGGATGATACTCATTTTCCTTTATCTTTAATGGTGGAGgataaccttgttcttctccctctttttggATCCCCTTGCCTTTTTGATCCACTTTCATCCTAACTTGTCTATTTTTACCCTCGGCAGTGAAATCAGGAGGAAGTTTTTTCTTTGCATCTCTTTTTGGTGGTGTCTTGGACAACCTGCGATCCGCTTTTGTCTTCAACATCTCTGCTTCCTTCATCTTCCCAGCTCTTGTCTTTGCTGGTGGTGTCTTCTTCTCTTCTACTTCTTTACTGCTAAAAAATGCATCTCCATGTTGTTGAATGAACTGCACTGCTTCAGCAACGAACCTTTCTCGTACATCTTCATTGGATAATGATCTTTGCGACGACTCTTATTTTGGATCTTCTTGGCTCAACAGTTGAAATCTTGGACATTCGTGGATCACGGTTTCCATCTTTTCCTTCACGTCAGATGCTGCCATTctgtaacaacctttttcaagctttatgaaaacactttcaaacaagttgtCTAGAAGGTCCTCAATTGATGCATAAGGATCATTCTGTTCATCTTCTCCCTGTGTGAGTAAAAGCACATCTTCTTCAACCGACAACATGCCTTTAGGGTCCAGCTGAGATATGGCTTGAACTGCGATTATTGTAGCCTCATCAATTTCAACTGTTTGAGTGGCATCCTGGTCTTCTTGATATGCAGCTGTCTCTGGCGGAGAAGTGctgaaaaaatacattttttgTTAGGTGTACATCTTGGTACACATAtacagaaaatgaaaagaaatgcaAGCTGAGATCATTTCATACCAAGGCTTCTTAGCAGTTTCAGACTCAACACCTTGCCTTGTTTCATCCTTGCCATCCTTCTCTTCATTTGTCTTTGATAGAGGAGTGCTAAAAGATTCAAGTTTAGAGAAAAGGTATGAGTTTTAGCATACTGGTGTACAACTATCTACACACATAAAAACAAATGACTGTCACATTTAATAAGAGTGATTTTATACCTTCGCTTTTCAGAAGTTTCAGACGGAACTTCATTGTTTTCAGATTTGCCACCCTCTTCATCACCACCTTTGCTACCCTCTTTCTCATTGTCATCACCATGCATATCACCACCTTTTCCAccttcgtcatcatcatcatgcatatcaccacctttgccaccaccatcctccatatcctgctcctcatcatcatcatgtatatcaccacctttgccaccactaacctcctcatcctgctcctcatcatcatcatgcaTATCACCACCTTTGCCACCACCATCCTGCTCCTCATCAATATCATGTATATCACCACCTTTTCcaccctcatcatcatcatcatcattgtcatTCACATCATCAGCTTTTCCACTTTTCTCACCTTTCTCACCTTCCTCCTCCTCCTGCTCATCATCATCAC
Coding sequences within:
- the LOC113273065 gene encoding uncharacterized protein LOC113273065, with translation MRVSNRSEKFINVVLKHGEHSAVFRVNTKTTVEELKHFACKHWRSLSSGGICFSYMDNAQVVFMQGDIQLQSLIGFMILIDNEDVYLNVDMIRNHTSRSKYGCSSSSGYKSGCSSSSGSCSKSACVTESPKMVRVIDHDAHKGKLLIIDEWVYVFDKIGREFMGGVKAVRIALDKYKMAIGHKIVILKNDTTRFTAKCEEDGCGWRIHFGYVNGDTFRFVLKDCNAHRLKPRQIMSLFKKTYGSNIKYHHARRGKEVVFEEQYGDDEKSYSDLTWYVKEIEETNPDSYVKFEVEDGTNRFQRIFICFGACKHSYRYLWPMIYLDATFLTGRYRGTLMVATCINGNNVFYPFVFAIVSTENKDNWFWFLENLQQVVDGRQIVFLSDRGEGLLQGDANLKPVIDLFYKAAYSYTPANFEEALWGMHAIGCGHVANYIRTIPKEKWENAFFPVCRYGAHSSTLDASFNNWVLPFKKFPAFALLDAIRLKVMEKMSERRIKGLENFNTRLTPEYEALLKENIDIGRTWTVVQSMERLYEVRWRVNGFHCAHACAAIQATREDIYSFVEPYFTTEWYNRTYQEIILPIRNYDKLQAYDPRDRVIVPIPVPPPGRRRTQRIKNAYEKQKRPMMYKKCFTLGHHNRATCPMI